A region from the Phycodurus eques isolate BA_2022a chromosome 12, UOR_Pequ_1.1, whole genome shotgun sequence genome encodes:
- the kctd4 gene encoding BTB/POZ domain-containing protein KCTD4 codes for MEWNLGRMESELRHINPDLLQPSKSFKKPTSGTITINVGGFLYTAHRTTLAKHQGTFLEELANGKKPVQHMDSMGNPFIDRDGPVFRHVLNYLRTGELQLPDDFREAGLLRKEADFYRLVELVEAVAEWESHRAAQREPAFLEMTDSHERSQGLKVYCSDATFIDKVKSRLVQISKSRLDGFPEEFEVSSNVIQFRHFIKSEPGSRLVLKEDSTFLCTLDCLKLETVMLALRSGFRLVTSLDSSKGSIVAAEALHFVK; via the coding sequence ATGGAATGGAATCTCGGAAGAATGGAAAGTGAACTGAGACACATCAACCCAGACCTGCTGCAGCCCAGCAAGAGCTTCAAGAAGCCCACGTCAGGCACTATCACAATCAACGTTGGGGGCTTCCTGTACACTGCTCACCGGACCACCCTTGCTAAGCACCAGGGTACCTTTCTGGAAGAGCTAGCCAATGGTAAGAAACCCGTCCAGCACATGGATTCAATGGGAAACCCATTCATCGACAGAGATGGTCCAGTTTTCCGACATGTGCTCAACTACCTTCGAACTGGAGAGCTCCAGCTACCTGATGACTTCCGGGAGGCGGGGCTCCTCCGAAAAGAGGCCGATTTTTACCGTCTGGTTGAACTTGTAGAAGCGGTGGCTGAGTGGGAAAGTCATAGGGCTGCCCAGCGGGAGCCTGCATTTTTGGAGATGACAGATAGCCATGAGAGGTCACAAGGTCTCAAGGTGTATTGCAGTGATGCCACCTTCATCGATAAAGTCAAAAGCCGCCTGGTGCAGATCTCCAAGAGTCGTCTGGATGGCTTTCCAGAAGAATTTGAAGTGTCATCCAATGTGATCCAGTTCAGACATTTCATCAAGTCGGAGCCTGGCTCGCGACTCGTGCTGAAGGAGGACAGCACATTCTTGTGCACGCTTGACTGCCTGAAACTAGAGACAGTGATGCTAGCCTTGAGGTCCGGCTTCAGGCTGGTCACCAGCCTCGACAGCAGCAAAGGCTCCATTGTGGCAGCTGAAGCTCTGCATTTTGTCAAATAG
- the tpt1 gene encoding translationally-controlled tumor protein homolog yields MIIYKCIITYDEMFSDVYTIKETPIFYEVEGKHIVRSHDIDETLLGANASLEDQGETTEASVESGVNIVLFHKLQQTTFDKKSYLVYIKEYVKALKAKLQETNPDRVEQFVADAAVEIKKLLPGFKNFQFYTGESMNVDGMVGILDYREDNVTPFIRFFKDGLVSEKC; encoded by the exons ATGATCATCTACAAGTGTATCATCACCT aCGATGAGATGTTCTCAGACGTCTACACCATCAAGGAGACTCCAATCTTCTACGAAGTGGAAGGAAAG CACATCGTCAGGTCACACGACATTGATGAGACTTTACTCGGCGCCAATGCTTCGCTCGAGGACCAGGGGGAAACCACAGAAGCATCTGTAGAGTCTGGCGTAAACATTGTCCTCTTCCACAAGCTGCAGCAGACGACCTTCGACAAGAAGAGCTACCTCGTCTACATCAAGGAATACGTCAAGGC CTTAAAGGCAAAGCTGCAGGAAACCAACCCTGACCGAGTGGAGCAGTTTGTGGCCGATGCCGCTGTGGAAATCAAAAAGCTCCTCCCGGGTTTCAAGAATTTTCAG TTTTACACAGGTGAGTCCATGAACGTTGATGGCATGGTTGGAATTCTGGACTACCGTGAGGACAATGTCACACCTTTCATACGCTTCTTTAAAGACGGCCTGGTCAGTGAGAAATGT tAA